A window from Salvia miltiorrhiza cultivar Shanhuang (shh) chromosome 2, IMPLAD_Smil_shh, whole genome shotgun sequence encodes these proteins:
- the LOC131012635 gene encoding uncharacterized protein LOC131012635, with protein sequence MKKFFSEFASCWGGATVVPTAEAAGARRQTEEQRAPRRSKSTAKVSGAAANWRPKLNAISENSPMSDTDDRKRPVRAKPKSPARAAPPPSPAADYWKYSHTMALPVFAPTSYLF encoded by the exons ATGAAGAAGTTTTTCTCCGAATTCGCATCTTGCTGGGGCGGAGCAACTGTGGTTCCAACGGCGGAGGCCGCCGGAGCTCGGCGGCAGACGGAGGAGCAGCGCGCCCCGCGCAGGAGCAAAAGTACGGCGAAAGTGAGCGGCGCCGCCGCTAATTGGAGGCCCAAGCTCAATGCCATCTCCGAGAACAGCCCCATGTCGGACACCGATGACAGGAAACGGCCTGTGAGAGCCAAACCCAAGTCGCCGGCGAGGGCCGCGCCGCCGCCTAGCCCCGCCGCTGACTACTG GAAATACTCTCACACAATGGCACTGCCGGTGTTCGCTCCGACGTCGTATTTGTTCTGA
- the LOC131012633 gene encoding uncharacterized protein LOC131012633 isoform X2, with the protein MSTQPLGSTSTSSDEIPQQQPQQQPASSHISRSGENITVLPNGKILCTLTNGILRPTNKIRRYTSHTFQAYIEVTGTSWKALTEDTIEVYFNRFVNAFEWDPSMYSREVIRTAWIRMARIAYKDFVSATKKLVLIEKKTPAYLKEHVETAWKAYWDLPEVKRISEQASKNRRSEPCGPGTGIAIHHGGSRSAIDHAEHLAREKNIPVDCAAYDTFLRIHRKEGLYTGIRSEAHAVEIESRIQDIQATQDRDPTPEEVHAIFKEVVKRDTKGRVLGMGMMTQMVSSGSSTQSTSTSQTAPAASLEEVEALRVEVNAQATRGNELEARLLEQDGTINDLKSMVAQLMANMNKGHN; encoded by the exons ATGAGCACCCAGCCACTTGGTAGCACCTCTACTTCTAGTGATGAGATCCCACAGCAGCAGCCGCAGCAGCAGCCTGCATCGTCACATATCTCTCGGTCAGGCGAGAATATCACTGTTCTTCCTAATGGGAAGATTTTATGCACTTTAACTAATGG GATTTTACGACCAACCAATAAAATCCGGCGTTACACATCACATACTTTTCAAGCATACATAGAGGTCACCGGCACCTCATGGAAGGCGCTTACTGAAGACACGATTGAAGTTTACTTCAATCGGTTTGTT AATGCATTTGAGTGGGACCCTTCTATGTATTCAAGAGAAGTTATCCGCACTGCATGGATCAGGATGGCTAGAATTGCTTACAAGGACTTTGTAAGCGCGACAAAGAAGCTCGTCTTAATTGAAAAGAAGACGCCAGCATATCTGAAGGAACATGTTGAAACGGCTTGGAAAGCCTATTGGGATCTACCTGAAGTGAAGCGCATATCCGAGCAGGCGAGCAAGAACCGGCGCTCTGAACCTTGTGGTCCCGGTACAGGAATCGCCATACATCATGGCGGCTCGCGTAGTGCCATTGACCACGCCGAGCATCTG gCTCGTGAAAAGAATATCCCGGTTGACTGTGCTGCGTATGATACATTTCTACGCATACACCGGAAGGAAGGATTATACACGGGCATACGTTCCGAGGCACACGCG GTGGAGATTGAGAGTCGCATTCAAGATATTCAAGCCACTCAAGATAGGGATCCGACACCAGAAGAGGTACACGCCATCTTTAAGGAGGTGGTGAAGAGGGACACGAAAGGCCGTGTGCTCGGGATGGGAATGATGACACAGATGGTGTCTAGTGGATCTAGTACTCAGTCCACTAGCACGTCTCAGACTGCCCCTGCTGCTTCTCTTGAGGAGGTCGAGGCGCTAAGAGTTGAAGTGAATGCTCAGGCTACTAGAGGGAACGAACTCGAGGCACGTCTGCTGGAGCAAGATGGCACCATTAATGATCTCAAGAGTATGGTGGCGCAGTTGATGGCAAATATGAATAAGGGTCATAATTGA
- the LOC131012633 gene encoding uncharacterized protein LOC131012633 isoform X1: protein MTNAYLVEEATAFCSYYFEEHVRTKQRNVPRNFAGSSSSGGMEEHHDTLFVFKNVGRGFGKKSTRFLSKDEYDAAHLYVLNNCSEITEIYTRLFVDEINAKYPNISPNQLQIKLNKEFPDWFKLYVADPNNRVENSDLKSLSLKPFQRVTSFQGFYVNGFKFHTIEYGSKKSTYNSGLCVKGLELDYYGRLVEVVVLEYSGVPTKTITLFKCEWFDPRPSGTLVDRDFKLVSINQRRRYDNYEPFILSTQASQVFYCTYPSKNQSRKDWLAACKVKARPLVEVSTIQNIPIDPTPFQEELVGRTPHTTIDDDTMPIHPDGALVYLVDEDDEEDVDTNEYVLETSDSTNNDSDDSE from the exons ATGACAAATGCCTACCTTGTTGAAGAAGCCACTGCATTTTGTTCTTATTACTTCGAAGAACATGTAAGAACAAAGCAGCGGAACGTTCCTCGTAACTTTGCCGGTAGTTCATCATCAGGTGGTATGGAAGAACACCATGATACGTTGTTTGTTTTCAAGAATGTCGGTAGAGGGTTTGGAAAAAAGTCAACAAGATTTTTAAGCAAGGATGAGTATGATGCTGCACATTTGTATGTCTTAAACAATTGTTCAGAGATAACAGAAATTTACACACG ATTGTTTGTTGATGAAATCAATGCCAAGTACCCAAACATTTCACCGAATCAACTTCAAATCAAGCTCAATAAGGAGTTTCCCGATTGGTTCAAGTTATAT GTTGCAGATCCAAATAATCGAGTGGAGAACTCTGACTTGAAGAGTTTGTCTTTAAAACCATTTCAAAGAGTCACTTCTTTTCAAGGATTTTATGTGAATGGTTTTAAATTTCACACGATCGAATACGGATCAAAGAAATCAACCTACAATAGTGGATTGTGTGTAAAAGGTTTGGAGTTGGATTATTATGGACGTTTGGTTGAAGTAGTGGTGCTTGAGTATTCTGGTGTACCAACTAAAACGATCACACTTTTCAAGTGTGAGTGGTTTGACCCCAGACCATCAGGGACGTTAGTTGATCGTGACTTCAAATTGGTTTCAATTAACCAACGTCGTCGATATGACAACTATGAACCATTCATCCTATCAACTCAAGCTTCTCAAGTATTTTACTGCACATATCCAAGTAAAAATCAAAGTAGGAAAGATTGGTTGGCAGCTTGTAAGGTGAAGGCAAGACCACTTGTAGAAGTATCAACTATTCAAAATATTCCTATCGATCCTACTCCTTTTCAAGAAGAGCTTGTTGGTAGAACCCCTCACACGACAATTGATGATGATACAATGCCAATTCATCCAGATGGTGCTTTGGTATATCTAGTAGATGaggatgatgaagaagatgttGACACCAATGAATATGTCTTAGAAACATCTGACTCTACAAATAATGATTCAGATGATAGCGAATAA
- the LOC131012634 gene encoding uncharacterized protein LOC131012634, whose translation MSYCSPISTAHQLTSPSQSSNSVNMGHSFQVGDEVLLKSLFNSRKAVAKGRIRSVDPNQEVGGKRLGLQCCEVQVSVPIEWDEELIRPYSNLSTIGDAIETCIAWPHHLVKVDDLD comes from the exons ATGTCTTATTGTTCTCCAATTTCTACAGCACATCAACTTACATCTCCAAGTCAGTCGTCCAACTCAGTAAATATGGGACACTCTTTTCAG GTTGGGGATGAGGTGCTTTTAAAAAGCTTATTCAATTCTAGAAAAGCTGTGGCAAAAGGTCGTATTCGTAGTGTTGATCCAAATCAAGAAGTTGGAGGAAAACGACTTGGACTACAATGTTGTGAAGTTCAAGTTTCAGTTCCAATAGAATGGGATGAAGAACTGATTAGGCCGTATTCGAATTTGTCTACAATTGGAGACGCAATCGAAACATGCATTGCATGGCCTCACCACTTG GTGAAAGTCGATGATTTGGATTGA